The Coffea arabica cultivar ET-39 chromosome 8e, Coffea Arabica ET-39 HiFi, whole genome shotgun sequence genome window below encodes:
- the LOC113702673 gene encoding probable copper-transporting ATPase HMA5, whose translation MATKFLSLACIRNESRDLSPRPHYPSMPRYPKGVSSDEEKNMQGSESKALFSVIGMNCSACAGSVEKAIKRLPGIKEAVVDVLNNKAQVMFYPSFVNEETIRETIEDVGFQATLIEEDANEKSTQVCRISIRGMTCTSCSSTVESALQVIPGVLKARVALATEEAEVHFDPKILSCNDLLQAIEDTGFEAVLVSTGEDRNKIQLKVDGIRSENSMRIIVNSLRALPGVEDINIEPELQKLSLSYKADVTGPRNFMKVIESTGSGRYKAKLYPEGGGRDAHKKEEIQQYYKSFLWSLVFTIPVFLTSMVFMYIPGLKHVLDTKVVNMLTVGEVLRWALSTPVQFIIGRRFYTGSYKALRHGSANMDVLIALGTNTAYFYSVYSVVRAASSPNFESTDFFETSSMLISFILLGKYLEVLAKGKTSDAIAKLMDLAPETAILLTLDHEGSVINEEEIDSRLIQKNDVIKIIPGAKVACDGFVIWGQSHVNESMITGESRPAAKRKDDVVIGGTVNENGVLHIKATKVGSESALSQIVRLVESAQMAKAPVQKFADRISKFFVPLVIVLSFSTWLAWFLAGKFSGYPKSWIPSAMDSFQLALQFGISVMVIACPCALGLATPTAVMVGTGVGASQGVLIKGGHALESAHKVNCIVFDKTGTLTKGKPVVVSTRLLKNMVLREFCELVAAAEVNSEHPLAKAIVEYAKKFRGEEETNIWPAVKDFESITGHGVKAVVTNREVIVGNKSLMLNNNIGISLDAEEILSETESSAQTAILVSIDHELVGVLAISDPLKPGAQEVISILNSMRIKTILVTGDNWGTAHAVAKEVGIDTVIAEAKPEHKAEKVKELQASNSVVAMVGDGINDSPALVAADVGMAIGAGTDIAIEAADIVLMKSNLEDVITAIDLSRSTFRRIRWNYIWALGYNLLGIPIAAGALFPSTGFRLPPWIAGAAMAASSVSVVCCSLLLKNYRRPKKLDTLEMRGITVE comes from the exons ATGGCTACCAAGTTTCTGTCGCTGGCATGCATAAGAAATGAAAGCAGGGATTTGTCTCCGAGGCCGCACTATCCATCAATGCCCAGGTATCCCAAAGGGGTTTCTTCTGATGAAGAGAAGAACATGCAGGGATCAGAATCCAAGGCTTTGTTCTCCGTTATAGGCATGAATTGCTCTGCATGTGCTGGCTCGGTCGAGAAAGCCATCAAAAGGCTTCCAGGGATCAAAGAAGCCGTGGTTGATGTCTTGAATAACAAAGCCCAAGTCATGTTTTACCCCAGCTTTGTGAAC GAGGAGACAATCCGTGAAACCATTGAAGATGTTGGATTTCAGGCTACACTAATCGAAGAAGATGCAAATGAGAAATCCACTCAAGTGTGCAGGATAAGCATCAGAGGAATGACGTGCACTTCTTGCTCAAGTACTGTTGAATCTGCATTGCAGGTTATTCCGGGAGTGCTGAAAGCACGAGTTGCTTTGGCAACAGAAGAGGCTGAAGTCCATTTCgatccaaaaattttgagctGCAATGACCTTTTGCAAGCCATAGAAGATACTGGGTTTGAAGCCGTCCTTGTTAGTACCGGGGAGGACAGAAACAAAATACAGTTGAAAGTTGATGGTATACGCTCTGAAAATTCGATGAGGATAATTGTAAATTCTCTTCGAGCTCTACCAGGAGTCGAAGATATAAATATTGAGCCTGAACTGCAGAAATTATCCCTTTCATACAAAGCAGATGTGACAGGACCAAGAAACTTCATGAAAGTGATTGAGTCAACTGGATCAGGACGCTATAAAGCAAAATTATATCCTGAAGGGGGAGGAAGAGATGCACACAAGAAGGAGGAAATTCAACAATATTACAAATCATTCCTCTGGAGCTTGGTTTTTACGATTCCTGTTTTCTTAACCTCCATGGTTTTCATGTATATTCCAGGTCTCAAGCATGTACTAGATACCAAAGTTGTCAACATGCTCACTGTTGGGGAGGTATTGAGGTGGGCATTATCTACACCGGTACAGTTCATCATAGGCCGACGATTCTATACTGGCTCATATAAAGCATTACGCCATGGATCTGCTAATATGGATGTTTTGATTGCTCTAGGAACAAATACAGCATACTTTTATTCAGTCTACTCAGTAGTGAGAGCTGCAAGCTCTCCAAATTTTGAGTCCACTGACTTTTTTGAGACTAGTTCAATGCtcatttctttcattttacTGGGCAAGTATCTTGAGGTTTTGGCAAAGGGGAAGACATCTGATGCCATTGCCAAACTCATGGACTTGGCTCCTGAGACAGCAATCCTTTTAACCCTTGATCATGAAGGAAGTGTgataaatgaagaagaaatagatAGCCGCTTGATCCAAAAGAATGACGTGATTAAAATCATCCCTGGTGCAAAAGTAGCTTGTGATGGATTTGTCATCTGGGGACAGAGCCATGTAAATGAGAGCATGATTACTGGAGAATCAAGACCAGCAGCTAAAAGAAAGGATGATGTTGTTATTGGAGGAACAGTAAATGAGAATGGGGTGCTACATATTAAGGCAACAAAGGTTGGATCAGAAAGTGCTCTTTCCCAGATTGTTCGACTTGTcgaatctgctcaaatggctAAAGCTCCTGTGCAAAAATTTGCTGATCGCATATCAAAATTCTTTGTGCCTCTT GTAATTGTTCTATCCTTTTCAACTTGGCTTGCCTGGTTTTTAGCTGGAAAGTTCAGTGGCTACCCAAAGTCATGGATCCCATCCGCTATGGACAGCTTTCAGCTTGCCCTCCAATTTGGCATATCTGTCATGGTCATAGCCTGTCCTTGTGCCCTTGGTCTTGCTACTCCAACTGCTGTTATGGTCGGTACTGGAGTTGGTGCTTCTCAGGGTGTCCTGATTAAAGGTGGTCATGCATTAGAAAGTGCACATAAG GTGAACTGCATAGTTTTTGACAAGACAGGGACTCTCACAAAGGGCAAGCCAGTGGTTGTTAGTACAAGGCTTTTGAAAAATATGGTACTTCGAGAATTTTGTGAACTGGTTGCTGCAGCTGAG GTCAATAGTGAGCATCCTTTAGCGAAGGCAATTGTTGAATATGCTAAAAAATTTAGAGGAGAAGAAGAGACAAATATATGGCCTGCAGTGAAGGATTTCGAGTCCATAACCGGCCATGGTGTGAAGGCTGTTGTTACAAACAGGGAAGTTATTGTGGGAAACAAGAGCTTAATGTTGAATAACAACATTGGTATTTCACTTGATGCTGAAGAAATCCTATCAGAAACTGAAAGCTCAGCTCAAACAGCAATTCTTGTATCAATTGATCACGAACTAGTTGGAGTTCTTGCCATATCTGATCCACTGAAACCTGGGGCTCAAGAAGTCATTTCCATTCTTAATTCCATGAGGATCAAGACTATATTAGTTACTGGAGACAACTGGGGAACAGCTCATGCTGTTGCCAAGGAAGTTGGAATTGATACTGTTATCGCAGAAGCCAAACCCGAGCATAAAGCAGAGAAAGTTAAGGAATTGCAG GCTTCAAATTCTGTTGTGGCAATGGTTGGAGATGGAATCAATGATTCACCAGCGCTTGTAGCAGCCGATGTTGGGATGGCTATTGGTGCAGGAACAGACATAGCCATTGAAGCAGCTGACATTGTTCTCATGAAAAGCAACTTGGAAGATGTCATTACTGCCATAGATCTTTCCAGAAGCACCTTCCGCCGAATCCGTTGGAACTACATCTGGGCTTTGGGCTATAATCTCCTTGGCATCCCAATTGCTGCTGGGGCACTTTTTCCATCAACTGGATTTCGGTTACCACCATGGATTGCTGGAGCAGCAATGGCGGCCTCTTCTGTGAGCGTTGTTTGCTGCTCACTTCTGTTGAAGAATTATCGAAGACCCAAGAAGTTGGATACTTTAGAGATGCGAGGAATAACTGTGGAATGA
- the LOC113703635 gene encoding probable copper-transporting ATPase HMA5 isoform X2 — protein MRVESRIRHQGCSSMPEYPKGVSSDEEKSMQESETKALFSVIGMTCSACAGSVEKAIKRLPGIKEVAVDVLKDRTQEETIRQTIEDIGFKATLIEETANQKCILVCRIRIVGMACTSCSGAVESVLKLVPGVQRARVALATGEAEVKCDPKLLSCKELLQAIDDIGFEAIIVGTGESRNKIQLKVDGLYNENNMQMIVSSLEGQPGIQDIHVEAELHKVSISYLADVTGPRNFIRVIESTGSGHFKATIFPERGGRGTHKQEEIIQYYNSLLWSLVFSIPVFLTSMIFMYIPVLKDGLDMKIVNMLSIGEVLRWALSTPVQFIIGRRFYAGSYKALRNGSPNMDVLVALGTNAAYFYSVYSVLRAASSPNFKSTDFFETSSMLISFILLGKYLEVLAKGKTCQAITKLMDLAPETAILLTLDDEGNVTKEEEIESQLIQKNDVIKIIPGAKVACDGFVIWGESNVNESMITGEPRPVIKRKGDAVIGGTFNENGVLHIMATKVGSESALSQIVRLVESAQMAKAPVQKFADRISKFFVPLVVFLSFSTWLAWFLAGKLNAYPKSLIPSSMDSFQLALQFGISVMVIACPCALGLATPTAVMVGTGVGASQGVLIKGGQALESAHKVECIVFDKTGTLTIGKPMVVETRLLKSMALREFYEMVAAVEVNSEHPLAKAIVEYAKKFREEEESNVWPEVKQFESITGQGVMAVVRNREVIVGNKHLMLKKNVAIPVSAENFLEETEGFAQTGILVSIDHELVGVVAISDPVKPEAQEVISILTSMQIKSILVTGDNWGTAHAVAKEVGIGTVIAEAKPEVKAEKVKDLQALNFVVAMVGDGINDSPALVAADIGMAIGAGTDIAIEAADIVLMKSNLEDVITAIDLSRYTFRRICLNYIWALAYNLIAIPVAAGALFPSTGICLPPWVAGAAMAASSLTVVCCSLLLKNYRRPKKLDALELQGLTVE, from the exons ATGAGGGTAGAGAGTAGGATTCGTCACCAAGGCTGTTCTTCAATGCCCGAGTACCCAAAAGGAGTTTCATCTGATGAAGAGAAGAGCATGCAGGAATCAGAAACCAAGGCTTTGTTCTCAGTTATAGGCATGACTTGCTCTGCATGTGCTGGCTCGGTTGAGAAAGCCATCAAAAGACTTCCAGGGATCAAAGAGGTGGCAGTTGATGTCTTGAAAGATAGAACGCAG GAGGAAACAATCCGTCAGACCATTGAAGACATAGGATTCAAGGCTACATTAATAGAGGAAACGGCAAACCAGAAATGTATTTTGGTATGCAGGATAAGGATTGTCGGAATGGCTTGCACTTCTTGCTCCGGTGCTGTTGAATCCGTGTTAAAGCTTGTTCCTGGTGTACAGAGAGCGCGAGTTGCTTTAGCAACAGGAGAGGCTGAAGTGAAATGTGATCCCAAGTTGTTAAGCTGCAAAGAACTTTTGCAGGCAATAGATGATATAGGGTTTGAAGCCATTATTGTTGGTACAGGGGAGAGTAGAAATAAAATACAGCTCAAAGTTGATGGACTGTATAATGAAAATAACATGCAAATGATAGTAAGCTCTCTCGAAGGACAGCCAGGAATACAGGATATACACGTCGAGGCTGAGCTTCATAAAGTTTCCATTTCATATCTAGCAGATGTAACAggaccaagaaatttcattcgAGTTATTGAATCAACTGGATCAGGACATTTCAAGGCAACGATATTTCCTGAGAGGGGAGGAAGAGGAACCCataagcaagaagaaatcatACAGTATTACAATTCATTGCTGTGGAGCTTGGTTTTTAGCATTCCTGTTTTCTTGACCTCCATGATCTTCATGTACATCCCAGTTCTTAAGGATGGACTAGATATGAAAATTGTTAACATGCTCAGCATTGGAGAAGTTTTGAGGTGGGCGCTGTCTACACCAGTGCAGTTCATAATAGGCCGACGATTTTATGCTGGCTCTTATAAAGCATTACGTAATGGTTCCCCAAACATGGATGTTCTGGTTGCCCTGGGAACAAATGCAGCATACTTCTATTCGGTATACTCAGTATTGAGAGCTGCAAGCTCCCCAAATTTTAAGTCTACTGATTTTTTTGAGACCAGTTCAATgcttatttcattcattttactTGGCAAGTATCTTGAGGTTCTGGCAAAGGGCAAAACATGTCAGGCCATCACCAAGCTCATGGACTTGGCTCCAGAGACAGCAATATTGTTAACCCTTGATGATGAAGGCAATGtgacaaaagaagaagaaatagagaGTCAACTAATACAAAAGAATGATGTGATTAAAATCATTCCTGGTGCAAAAGTGGCTTGTGATGGTTTTGTTATCTGGGGAGAAAGTAATGTAAATGAGAGCATGATAACTGGAGAGCCAAGACCTGTCATAAAAAGGAAGGGCGATGCGGTCATTGGAGGAACTTTCAACGAGAATGGGGTGCTACATATAATGGCAACAAAGGTTGGATCAGAAAGCGCTCTTTCCCAGATAGTTCGACTTGTTGAGTCAGCGCAAATGGCTAAAGCTCCCGTGCAAAAATTTGCTGATCGTATCTCAAAGTTCTTCGTACCTCTT GttgtttttctttcattttcaacTTGGCTTGCCTGGTTTTTAGCTGGAAAACTTAATGCCTACCCAAAATCTTTGATTCCATCCTCTATGGATAGCTTCCAGCTTGCCCTCCAATTTGGCATTTCTGTCATGGTAATAGCCTGCCCATGTGCCCTTGGCCTTGCCACTCCAACGGCTGTTATGGTTGGTACTGGAGTTGGTGCTTCTCAGGGTGTCCTGATTAAAGGTGGTCAGGCATTAGAAAGTGCACATAAG GTAGAGTGTATAGTTTTTGATAAGACTGGGACTCTCACAATTGGCAAGCCAATGGTTGTCGAGACGAGGCTTTTGAAAAGTATGGCACTTCGAGAATTTTATGAAATGGTTGCTGCTGTGGAG GTGAACAGCGAGCACCCTTTAGCCAAGGCAATTGTTGAATATGCTAAAAAATttagagaagaagaagagagcaatgtctGGCCCGAAGTGAAGCAATTTGAGTCAATAACAGGGCAGGGCGTGATGGCTGTTGTTCGAAATAGGGAAGTAATTGTAGGAAACAAGCACTTAATGTTAAAAAAGAATGTAGCAATTCCAGTTAGTGCTGAAAATTTTCTGGAGGAAACAGAAGGGTTTGCTCAGACTGGAATTCTTGTGTCAATTGATCATGAGCTAGTTGGAGTTGTTGCAATATCTGATCCAGTGAAACCCGAAGCTCAAGAAGTCATTTCCATTCTCACTTCCATGCAAATCAAGAGTATATTGGTTACAGGTGACAACTGGGGAACTGCTCATGCCGTTGCCAAAGAAGTTGGAATTGGTACCGTCATTGCAGAAGCCAAGCCAGAGGTGAAAGCAGAAAAAGTGAAGGATTTGCAG GCTTTGAACTTTGTTGTGGCAATGGTGGGAGACGGAATTAATGATTCACCAGCACTTGTAGCAGCGGATATTGGAATGGCAATTGGTGCTGGTACAGACATAGCTATTGAAGCAGCTGACATAGTACTCATGAAAAGCAATTTGGAGGATGTTATTACTGCCATAGACCTTTCTCGGTACACTTTTCGTCGAATTTGCCTCAACTATATTTGGGCTTTGGCATATAATCTCATTGCCATTCCGGTTGCTGCTGGGGCACTTTTTCCGTCTACTGGAATTTGCTTACCCCCATGGGTTGCTGGGGCTGCAATGGCAGCTTCTTCTCTGACTGTTGTTTGCTGCTCCCTTTTGTTGAAGAACTATCGGAGACCTAAGAAGTTAGATGCTCTGGAGTTGCAAGGATTAACTGTAGAGTGA
- the LOC113703635 gene encoding probable copper-transporting ATPase HMA5 isoform X1, with protein MRVESRIRHQGCSSMPEYPKGVSSDEEKSMQESETKALFSVIGMTCSACAGSVEKAIKRLPGIKEVAVDVLKDRTQVIFCPSSVNEETIRQTIEDIGFKATLIEETANQKCILVCRIRIVGMACTSCSGAVESVLKLVPGVQRARVALATGEAEVKCDPKLLSCKELLQAIDDIGFEAIIVGTGESRNKIQLKVDGLYNENNMQMIVSSLEGQPGIQDIHVEAELHKVSISYLADVTGPRNFIRVIESTGSGHFKATIFPERGGRGTHKQEEIIQYYNSLLWSLVFSIPVFLTSMIFMYIPVLKDGLDMKIVNMLSIGEVLRWALSTPVQFIIGRRFYAGSYKALRNGSPNMDVLVALGTNAAYFYSVYSVLRAASSPNFKSTDFFETSSMLISFILLGKYLEVLAKGKTCQAITKLMDLAPETAILLTLDDEGNVTKEEEIESQLIQKNDVIKIIPGAKVACDGFVIWGESNVNESMITGEPRPVIKRKGDAVIGGTFNENGVLHIMATKVGSESALSQIVRLVESAQMAKAPVQKFADRISKFFVPLVVFLSFSTWLAWFLAGKLNAYPKSLIPSSMDSFQLALQFGISVMVIACPCALGLATPTAVMVGTGVGASQGVLIKGGQALESAHKVECIVFDKTGTLTIGKPMVVETRLLKSMALREFYEMVAAVEVNSEHPLAKAIVEYAKKFREEEESNVWPEVKQFESITGQGVMAVVRNREVIVGNKHLMLKKNVAIPVSAENFLEETEGFAQTGILVSIDHELVGVVAISDPVKPEAQEVISILTSMQIKSILVTGDNWGTAHAVAKEVGIGTVIAEAKPEVKAEKVKDLQALNFVVAMVGDGINDSPALVAADIGMAIGAGTDIAIEAADIVLMKSNLEDVITAIDLSRYTFRRICLNYIWALAYNLIAIPVAAGALFPSTGICLPPWVAGAAMAASSLTVVCCSLLLKNYRRPKKLDALELQGLTVE; from the exons ATGAGGGTAGAGAGTAGGATTCGTCACCAAGGCTGTTCTTCAATGCCCGAGTACCCAAAAGGAGTTTCATCTGATGAAGAGAAGAGCATGCAGGAATCAGAAACCAAGGCTTTGTTCTCAGTTATAGGCATGACTTGCTCTGCATGTGCTGGCTCGGTTGAGAAAGCCATCAAAAGACTTCCAGGGATCAAAGAGGTGGCAGTTGATGTCTTGAAAGATAGAACGCAGGTCATTTTCTGTCCAAGTTCTGTCAAT GAGGAAACAATCCGTCAGACCATTGAAGACATAGGATTCAAGGCTACATTAATAGAGGAAACGGCAAACCAGAAATGTATTTTGGTATGCAGGATAAGGATTGTCGGAATGGCTTGCACTTCTTGCTCCGGTGCTGTTGAATCCGTGTTAAAGCTTGTTCCTGGTGTACAGAGAGCGCGAGTTGCTTTAGCAACAGGAGAGGCTGAAGTGAAATGTGATCCCAAGTTGTTAAGCTGCAAAGAACTTTTGCAGGCAATAGATGATATAGGGTTTGAAGCCATTATTGTTGGTACAGGGGAGAGTAGAAATAAAATACAGCTCAAAGTTGATGGACTGTATAATGAAAATAACATGCAAATGATAGTAAGCTCTCTCGAAGGACAGCCAGGAATACAGGATATACACGTCGAGGCTGAGCTTCATAAAGTTTCCATTTCATATCTAGCAGATGTAACAggaccaagaaatttcattcgAGTTATTGAATCAACTGGATCAGGACATTTCAAGGCAACGATATTTCCTGAGAGGGGAGGAAGAGGAACCCataagcaagaagaaatcatACAGTATTACAATTCATTGCTGTGGAGCTTGGTTTTTAGCATTCCTGTTTTCTTGACCTCCATGATCTTCATGTACATCCCAGTTCTTAAGGATGGACTAGATATGAAAATTGTTAACATGCTCAGCATTGGAGAAGTTTTGAGGTGGGCGCTGTCTACACCAGTGCAGTTCATAATAGGCCGACGATTTTATGCTGGCTCTTATAAAGCATTACGTAATGGTTCCCCAAACATGGATGTTCTGGTTGCCCTGGGAACAAATGCAGCATACTTCTATTCGGTATACTCAGTATTGAGAGCTGCAAGCTCCCCAAATTTTAAGTCTACTGATTTTTTTGAGACCAGTTCAATgcttatttcattcattttactTGGCAAGTATCTTGAGGTTCTGGCAAAGGGCAAAACATGTCAGGCCATCACCAAGCTCATGGACTTGGCTCCAGAGACAGCAATATTGTTAACCCTTGATGATGAAGGCAATGtgacaaaagaagaagaaatagagaGTCAACTAATACAAAAGAATGATGTGATTAAAATCATTCCTGGTGCAAAAGTGGCTTGTGATGGTTTTGTTATCTGGGGAGAAAGTAATGTAAATGAGAGCATGATAACTGGAGAGCCAAGACCTGTCATAAAAAGGAAGGGCGATGCGGTCATTGGAGGAACTTTCAACGAGAATGGGGTGCTACATATAATGGCAACAAAGGTTGGATCAGAAAGCGCTCTTTCCCAGATAGTTCGACTTGTTGAGTCAGCGCAAATGGCTAAAGCTCCCGTGCAAAAATTTGCTGATCGTATCTCAAAGTTCTTCGTACCTCTT GttgtttttctttcattttcaacTTGGCTTGCCTGGTTTTTAGCTGGAAAACTTAATGCCTACCCAAAATCTTTGATTCCATCCTCTATGGATAGCTTCCAGCTTGCCCTCCAATTTGGCATTTCTGTCATGGTAATAGCCTGCCCATGTGCCCTTGGCCTTGCCACTCCAACGGCTGTTATGGTTGGTACTGGAGTTGGTGCTTCTCAGGGTGTCCTGATTAAAGGTGGTCAGGCATTAGAAAGTGCACATAAG GTAGAGTGTATAGTTTTTGATAAGACTGGGACTCTCACAATTGGCAAGCCAATGGTTGTCGAGACGAGGCTTTTGAAAAGTATGGCACTTCGAGAATTTTATGAAATGGTTGCTGCTGTGGAG GTGAACAGCGAGCACCCTTTAGCCAAGGCAATTGTTGAATATGCTAAAAAATttagagaagaagaagagagcaatgtctGGCCCGAAGTGAAGCAATTTGAGTCAATAACAGGGCAGGGCGTGATGGCTGTTGTTCGAAATAGGGAAGTAATTGTAGGAAACAAGCACTTAATGTTAAAAAAGAATGTAGCAATTCCAGTTAGTGCTGAAAATTTTCTGGAGGAAACAGAAGGGTTTGCTCAGACTGGAATTCTTGTGTCAATTGATCATGAGCTAGTTGGAGTTGTTGCAATATCTGATCCAGTGAAACCCGAAGCTCAAGAAGTCATTTCCATTCTCACTTCCATGCAAATCAAGAGTATATTGGTTACAGGTGACAACTGGGGAACTGCTCATGCCGTTGCCAAAGAAGTTGGAATTGGTACCGTCATTGCAGAAGCCAAGCCAGAGGTGAAAGCAGAAAAAGTGAAGGATTTGCAG GCTTTGAACTTTGTTGTGGCAATGGTGGGAGACGGAATTAATGATTCACCAGCACTTGTAGCAGCGGATATTGGAATGGCAATTGGTGCTGGTACAGACATAGCTATTGAAGCAGCTGACATAGTACTCATGAAAAGCAATTTGGAGGATGTTATTACTGCCATAGACCTTTCTCGGTACACTTTTCGTCGAATTTGCCTCAACTATATTTGGGCTTTGGCATATAATCTCATTGCCATTCCGGTTGCTGCTGGGGCACTTTTTCCGTCTACTGGAATTTGCTTACCCCCATGGGTTGCTGGGGCTGCAATGGCAGCTTCTTCTCTGACTGTTGTTTGCTGCTCCCTTTTGTTGAAGAACTATCGGAGACCTAAGAAGTTAGATGCTCTGGAGTTGCAAGGATTAACTGTAGAGTGA